The sequence CGGCCGGCTATGATGACGGCATGGATGACGCGAAGATAAATGCCGCCGTAAAATACCTCACACATGAGGCGATACGGTCCACGAATCCGCTAGGCGAACTCATGGTTCTGCTCGAAAAACTTGACGAGACACGGTGGAGCAAGAAAGAGATTCACCGGATTAAAACGTCTTGCTGGCGGATTCTTGGCGCGGCATACGGTGTCGAACCGCCAGAAACTCTGGCGACTAAAACCACCAACGACCCGAAAGACCCACCAAAGGATTCTGCGGATTAAACCGCGTGCCGCCGACGTGAAATCTGAATTTCAAATGACCCCATTATCCGATTTTCGTGGATTTGACATTCGTCCGACCGCCGCCTTATTCTGAGGCTCTATGAGCCGAATTGACTGAGACCCGTTTTTCAATCAAACCCATCCGCCGCTCGCGCCGCCTATCGCCGAGTGAGATCGAGGAAATCGCCGTGCGTCTCGATGGTCAGGAAGAAAGTGAGAATGTCGAAGACCGGCGGTCAATGACGCCGGGCGGGATGGTGCTTGGCGGTGGGTTAGGAACACTGGTGCTCGCGCTGGTTGTCTATCTGCTCGGCGGCGATCCGATGCAGTTGTTTCAGCAGCAGCCTGGCCAGCCCGGTCAGCAGCAGCCCGGTCAGCCTGGCCAACAGATCCAGCAGCAGGCGCCGGCCGGGGCGCCGCAGCAGCAACAAGAGCTGCGGCATTTCGTGGCCATCGTGCTCCGCGACACCGAAGTAGTCTGGGATGACCTGTTTCAAAAGCAGCACAAGGCATATCGCTATCCGAAGCTGGTGCTGTTCACCGACTCGGTCGATTCCGCCTGCGGGTTCTCGAGTTCGGCGGTCGGGCCGTTCTATTGCCCCGAGGATGAGAAGGTCTATCTCGATCTAGGGTTCTACCGCGAACTCAAGACGCGATTCGGCGCGCCGGGGGATTTCGCGCAAGCGTACGTGATCGCCCACGAAGTCGGCCATCATGTGCAAAAACTGCTCGGCATTTCCGATCGCGTCGCGGCCGCGCGCCGCGGGGCTAACCGGGCGGAGGCGAATCAACTTTCCGTGCGGGTGGAATTGCAAGCGGATTTCTTCGCCGGCGTTTGGGCGCATCACGCGCAGGAGCGGTTCA comes from Pirellulales bacterium and encodes:
- a CDS encoding neutral zinc metallopeptidase — encoded protein: MRLDGQEESENVEDRRSMTPGGMVLGGGLGTLVLALVVYLLGGDPMQLFQQQPGQPGQQQPGQPGQQIQQQAPAGAPQQQQELRHFVAIVLRDTEVVWDDLFQKQHKAYRYPKLVLFTDSVDSACGFSSSAVGPFYCPEDEKVYLDLGFYRELKTRFGAPGDFAQAYVIAHEVGHHVQKLLGISDRVAAARRGANRAEANQLSVRVELQADFFAGVWAHHAQERFKFLDPGDIEDALRCANAIGDDRLQMQARGMVVPDSFTHGSSAQRVRWFKRGWTTGDMTQGDTFGAKEL